gcggcgggcgggcgcggggggcTGGCGGGGTCGGGACTAAGGAACCGGCGGCGCGGGGCTAGTGCATGGGGCCGGGGGCCGAGGCCGGGAGGCGCCGCCGCGCACGCTGTGGCCACCGCTGCCGGGCGCTTCCCAGCGCCGCGATCCCGCTGCCTGGGAGCAGCCTCCAGCGGCAACAACAACGGGACCGGGAGCGCGCGGCCCGGGCCCTCCCCCCGCGTCATGCGCACGCACCGCCGCCCCCGCCGGCTCCGGCACACGCAGCCCgagcccccctccccgccgcccccgcccctcctgcGCGCGGGCCCCAGCGCCCCCGCCCCTCGCTCGCTCTCTGGCTCTGCAGCCTCCACCCCCGAGCCGCGCGCTCCAGCCCCAGCGGCCGGCCCCTCCCACCCAGCCTTGGCCCTTCCGTCtcctctccagcccccacccacacccGTCGCGAGGGCCACTCGCTTGGAGGGGACAactgcccttccctcctcccgGCCCCGGCTGTCGCTTTCGCCTCCCTGCGCTGGTCTGGGTGGGGTGTCCGATCCCTGGGCAGTGCCCTGCGCCCGAGGGTGCTGATGAACGCGGCTGATTGGCCAAGGAGGGTCGCCAGCCCAGGCCCAGCTGCGCCTCCCTTACATCGCCCTGCCTTCAGTGCGGCACAGTCCCTGGGCCCCGAGGTCAACCCTAGGGATCACCCCGACCCAGGGTTCTCTCTCAGGCCCTCCCTGGACTTTCCATTGCCGGCCGCAGCACAGAGGCTGGAAATTTGGGTTCCCGGCTTCTATTTCCAGTTCTTCCTGAGAGCTTCTTCTGCGGGGCCCTTGGAAATGACACTTTAAACAACAAACGTCCCCACTCTTATCTTGCAGCCTCTCCTAAAAGCCCCCACTGCAGAACTGGGGGAGGATTCAGTGAACACTGCTGGACCCCactggaagagggaaagaagaagagaaaggaatcaaatatCATGCCTCTTTCCCACTCACCCCATTCAAGACACCAGAGTCCACATGACGGTCTCAATTTTCCTTGTCCTCTCTACCTTGTCTATCCTGTGTTCCTTTCCACTCCTGGGGCCAGGGAGTTCTCTTCAATGTCCTAGTTCCTCTGCACCCCCATTGCTAAAGATGTATGCAGGTCTGCTAGCACCCCCCCCTTTCCTAAACCCCATAAGAGGTGGCATGTGCAGAGCCCTGGTCCCAGCCAATCAGCCTGCCAGGGCTACTCCCCGATGTCCTCTGGCACAGTTGACAGGTATCACACTTTTACTTCCCAGGCCAATCTGGGTCTTTTCTCAGCAAAAAGTTGCCCACCATTCAGCTACCTACTACACAACTCTACCCCAATACCAACCCAGTCACCATTCCTAAGTTTCTTGTATCTTCCAAAGAACCTGGTGCAAGCTAATCAACATTGGGGGCCTCCCAAGCCCCTAAGAGGTGTGGACTCTGCCTACCTGCTGGACCTTAAGAAAGTCTTgcaccctctctgggcttcatctGCAAAATACAGTGGTTAAACAGATCACCTCGCCTGATGTTCTAAGTCTAAAATCAATATCTAACATAGCTTTTGGATGCTTAATTAAAATTGACAGCAAGAAGTTGCACCAGGTACCTCCCAGTAGAGATGCTGAGGGCAAAGAGCCCTCTCAAAGTGTTGTCCCAGCAGCCAGCACACACCTGTTCTAGCACTGGTGGGCTGTCTGTTTCCTCTATTTGTAAATGAGCCACATGAGGGCAGAGATAGAGTCTGATTCACCATTGTATTCCCAGCATCtcacccagtgcccagcacatagtatacatttaataaatatttctcgaataaatgaataaatgggaaggaaggaacTAGAGATAAGTTAGTTATGTTTGTTATAAATCTAAACTGACATTCCCAAGGCAACATTTGGAGCTTGCTCCCACAAGTAGGCATTTGCTATCAGAACACTGGGGTACATTACTTTTAATTAAGACTGGCCTATAAAATCTAGGATGTGAGATCTCTGTGGCTAAATGAGctcaggggaaggagagaaaacccAAGGGAATGAATTGGTCCAAGCTAGGCTGAGGCTCAACATCCCCTCTACGGCAATACTCTAAGGACCCAATTTCTGAGCCCAGATTTGGGTGGAGGAAGTGTTCTAATACTAAGTGAACAAATATCTATTGTGTGACAGATCCTCTACATAGTTTTCACACTTGTTTAATAAAACACCATATTTTTTCCTTACTATTGTCTTATGAGGTATGTTTTAGGAACAAAGAAATTTAGGTCCAAAGAGATTCAGTAATGCACCCAAGGTTATATAGTTGATAAGCATGGGATAAGGGATCAGCATTTGTACCAGGTTCCAAAGGCCATGCTTCCTGCACAGTCTTACAGGGACAAAGTGGAGGAGGGGACCAGGTAAAAAAGGCAGCCCAAGGCGCCCGTGGCCAGTCCTGAAGACGGATCTCTTCAGCCAGCCTGGTGAAGCAGCCCATGGATATTGGGCTCTGGGTTGAAGAGTCAACCTGGAGGGTCCAGGATGCCTTCTGGAGTCCACTCTGATTTAAGATAGGCGGGGTAGGGTCCACCTGAGCTCCCCAAAGGTTGTTCTGACAGGCTCCAGCTGACGTTGGTTTCTGGAGTAATAGATGCACTGGCTGCCCGCAGGGAGGGGGAGGCTCCCGCTGACGCCCAAACCTCTGCGAGTTAGCACACCCACCAAACCCGCTCCCACTAGCCGCTCAGCGATTTGCGGGGACCAGAACCAGGCAGCTGAGCCCCGCACGTGGGACCGCAGCGCGGAGGGCGGGGACTACGCACAGCACTGGACTACAAGACCCACAATgccccgggcggcggcggcggcggggaagTGGGGGGGTGCCTTCAGGTGTCTGCGACCTCACCACCTCCCGCCCGGAAGTGCCCGAGGGTCCGCTATGGAGCTGGCGGAGCCGTGCGGTGAGTCCCTGCGGCTTGACCGCGCCCACCCCGCCGCCCCACGAGCTGGCCCCCGCTCGCCCCGCCCCGGGATCGCCCTTGCCCTCCCGCCGCTCGGGGAGTGGGGGTAGGGGGCGGGAAGATGGGAGGGGTGatggaggatgggggtggggagggcgaaGTCTTAGATTCCCGGGCGAGATCTGGGGTCGTGCTAAAGGCTGGGTTCGGAGAGACTTCCAGAGGAGGCGCGGGGTCGGGCCGCCTCGGGATGGGGTTGGAGTGGACCAGGAGGGGCCGAGTTGGGTTGGGGGTGGCAACCCTCCGAGGTTCCAGTTTGCCAAAGGGCGCAGTTTGACATTTGGCGTGGGGAAGCCTTGGGAAGCAGTCCCTGGCCGCGAGTGGGGGTTTGGGTAAATGGTAAcggggctctgtgtgtgtgtgtgtgtgtgtgtgtgtgtgtgtgtgtgtgtgtgtgtgtagagaccTTTTATTTTATGCCTTGGAGAAACTTTAGCTTTGAGTGAAATAGACGAAGGAGTAGATAAATTTTGGGATGACCTAGACGGAAAGAATAGGTAAGCTTTGGGGTGAAGTTTGGTGCGGGTTGAATTTAGGGCAGAGGTTGCTAAGGTCAAGGCGCTAACCTCGGAATAGGGTTTGGGTGAATTGGGGAGTTGGTTAAAGACCTTGAAGTTAGGTtacaaaaaattaggaaattaggACTTGGGATTTGGTGATGGGAAGGGGTATGTGGGGCAACTTTGGGGTGACCAGGTGTCAGAGCAGCCTGTGTCCCAGGGTGGGGCTTAGGTGAGCCTGGAGGGGAATGAAGACTGTGGGAGAGttgtggtggggtggggtcagGAGTCCCCTGAAGTTCAGAGGGCTCCTGGTGGGTGGGCCAGCCCCTCATGGGTTCTTTGTGCCTCTCCAGCTCGGTAGTGCAGCGGGCAAGGCAGGTGCCATGGCCCTGATTGAAGGGGTGGGTGATGAGGTGACCATCCTTTTCGCGGTGCTTGCCTGCCTTCTGGTGCTGGCTCTCGCCTGGGTCTCAACACACACTGCCGAGGGCGCCGATCCACCGCCCCAGCCATCAGGGGCCCCCACACCAGCACAGCTCGGCGAAGCCATGGCGGTCACCGACAGCATCAGAGGGGAGGCCCCAGGAGCTGAGAACCCCAGCCTGAGACACAGAGGTCAGGTTGCACAGCCAGAGCCTGGAGAGGGGATCCCAGCAACACCGCCACCTCCGGACTCCCCCCAGGAGCCCCTGGTACTTCGGCTGAAATTCCTCAACGACTCAGAGCAGGTGGCCAGGGCCTGGCCCCACGACACCATTGGCTCCCTGAAAAGGTAAGCTGGGAAGAGGACAGGAATGAAGTGATGAAGAGTGGGATGGGAGTGGTCACAGACCTAGAAGGGCCACGGGAGATATCTGTGACttccccctcattttacagatgagggaactgaggccctcCCAATCACACACTGTGTTGTTCCCCTGAAGCAGGAGGGGTCCCCTTGGAGGACCTGACCTGGGTGGTAGGTGGAGGGCAGAGGTGAGGGCGGGAGAGGATTCCGGGCAGGGGGCCAGGATTGCCTGAGACCTGCTCTATTACCCAGGTCCCTCTCTCCTCAGGACCCAGTTTCCCGGCCGGGAACAGCACGTGCGACTCATCTACCAAGGGCAGCTGCTAGGAGACGACACCCAGACCCTCGGCAGCCTTCACCTCCCTCCCAACTGCGTTCTCCACTGCCACGTGTCCACTCGGGTGGgtcccccacacccaccctgccCACCGGGGTCAGAGCCAGGCCCCTCCGGGCTGGAAGTGGGCAgcctgctgctgcctctgctgctcctgctgctgctgctgctctggtaCTGCCAGATCCAGTACCGGCCCTTCTTTCCCCTGACCGCCACTCTGGGTCTGGCCGGCTTCACCCTGCTCCTCAGTCTCCTGGCCTT
The window above is part of the Hippopotamus amphibius kiboko isolate mHipAmp2 chromosome 4, mHipAmp2.hap2, whole genome shotgun sequence genome. Proteins encoded here:
- the TMUB1 gene encoding transmembrane and ubiquitin-like domain-containing protein 1 yields the protein MALIEGVGDEVTILFAVLACLLVLALAWVSTHTAEGADPPPQPSGAPTPAQLGEAMAVTDSIRGEAPGAENPSLRHRGQVAQPEPGEGIPATPPPPDSPQEPLVLRLKFLNDSEQVARAWPHDTIGSLKRTQFPGREQHVRLIYQGQLLGDDTQTLGSLHLPPNCVLHCHVSTRVGPPHPPCPPGSEPGPSGLEVGSLLLPLLLLLLLLLWYCQIQYRPFFPLTATLGLAGFTLLLSLLAFAMYRP